Proteins from a single region of Camelus ferus isolate YT-003-E chromosome 23, BCGSAC_Cfer_1.0, whole genome shotgun sequence:
- the IPO9 gene encoding importin-9 isoform X5, protein MPLVAPVILPEMYRIFTMAEVYGIRTRSRAVEIFTTCAHMICNMEELEKGAAKVLIFPVVQQFTEAFVQALQIPDGPTSDSGFKMEVLKAVTALVKNFPKHMVSSMQQILPIVWNTLTESAAFYVRTEVNYTEEVEDPVDSDGEVLGFENLVFSIFEFVHALLENSKFKSTVKKALPELIYYVILYMQITEEQIKVWTANPQQFVEDEDDDTFSYTVRIAAQDLLLAVATDFQNESAAALAAAATRHLQEAEQTRSSGAEHWWKTHEACMLALGSVKSVLTDGVKSGRVHFDVHGFLAGVVLADLGLSVSPFLLGRALWAASRFTVAMSPELIQQFLQATVSGLHETQPPSVRISAVRAIWGYCDQLKVSESTHVLQPFLPSILDGLIHLAAQFSSEVLNLVMETLCIVCTVDPEFTASVEGKICPFTIAIFLKYSNDPVVASLAQDIFKELSQIEACQGPMQMRLIPTLVSIMQAPTDKIPAGLCATAIDILTTVVRNTKPPLSQLLICQAFPAVAQCTLHTDDNATMQNGGECLRAYVSVALEQVAQWRDEQGHSGLWYVMQVVSQLLDPRTSEFTAAFVGRLVSTLISKAGQELGENLDQILRAILSKMQQAETLSVMQSLIMVFAHLVHTQLEPLLEFLCSLPGPTGKPALEFVMAEWTSRQHLFYGQYEGKVSSVALCKLLQHGITADDRRLQDIRVKGEEIYGLDEGVRTRSKSAKNPERWTNVPLLVKILKLIINELSSVMEANAARQATPAGWGPDDANDMWEDQEEDEDEEEDGLAGQLLSDILATSKYEEDYYEDDEEDDPDALKDPLYQIDLQAYLTDFLCQFAQQPCYAVFSGHLSDGERRVLQTIGI, encoded by the exons ATGCCGCTTGTCGCCCCCGTCATCCTCCCAGAGATGTACAGGATCTTCACCATGGCTGAG GTGTATGGTATTCGAACCCGTTCCCGTGCTGTGGAGATTTTCACCACTTGTGCCCACATGATCTGTAACATGGAGGAACTGGAGAAG GGTGCGGCCAAGGTCCTGATCTTTCCCGTGGTGCAGCAGTTCACAGAGGCCTTCGTCCAGGCCCTGCAGATACCGGACGGCCCCACGTCTGACAGCGGGTTCAAGATGGAAGTCCTCAAG GCAGTGACAGCCCTGGTGAAAAACTTCCCAAAGCACATGGTGTCTTCCATGCAGCAAATTCTGCCTATTGTTTGGAACACCTTAACTGAGAGTGCAGCCTT TTACGTGAGGACAGAGGTGAACTACACAGAAGAGGTAGAAGACCCTGTGGACTCTGACG GTGAAGTCCTGGGCTTTGAAAATCTCGTCTTTAGCATTTTTGAATTTGTCCACGCTCTACTAGAAAACAGCAAGTTCAAAAGCACTGTTAAAAAAGCCCTGCCGGAGCTGATTTACTACGTCATCCTGTACATGCAGATCACTGAGGAGCAG ATCAAAGTGTGGACGGCCAACCCCCAGCAGTTCGTAGAAGATGAAGACGATGATACTTTCTCCTACACCGTTAGGATTGCAGCACAAGACCTGCTGCTG GCTGTGGCCACCGATTTCCAGAACGAGAGTGCAGCTGCCCTGGCCGCTGCAGCCACGCGGCACCTGCAGGAGGCCGAGCAGACCAGGAGCAGCGGCGCCGAGCACTG GTGGAAGACTCACGAGGCCTGCATGCTGGCCCTGGGCTCAGTGAAGTCCGTCCTCACCGACGGTGTGAAGAGCGGCCGGGTCCACTTCGACGTGCACGGGTTCCTGGCCGGCGTCGTCCTGGCAGACCTCGGCCTCTCAG tgTCTCCTTTCCTCTTGGGCCGGGCCCTTTGGGCTGCCAGTCGGTTCACTGTTGCTATGTCCCCTGAACTGATCCAGCAGTTTCTTCAGGCAACAGTTAGTGGTCTTCATGAGACACAGCCCCCGTCAGTTCGAATTTCTGCTGTGCGAGCCATCTGGGG GTACTGTGACCAGCTCAAGGTCTCCGAGAGCACCCACGTGCTtcagcccttcctccccagcatCCTGGACGGCTTGATCCACCTGGCGGCCCAGTTTAGCTCAGAGGTCCTCAACCTTGTGATGGAGACCCTGTGCATCGTCTGCACGGTGGACCCGGAGTTCACAGCCAGCGTGGAAGGCAAAATCTGCCCCTTCACCATCGCCATCTTCCTCAAGTACAGTAACG ATCCTGTGGTCGCCTCGTTGGCTCAAGACATCTTCAAGGAGCTGTCCCAGATTGAGGCCTGTCAGGGCCCAATGCAGATGAGGCTGATTCCCACTCTGGTCAGCATCATGCAGGCCCCCACAGACAAGATCCCCGCCGGGCTCTGCGCG ACAGCCATCGACATCCTGACCACGGTGGTGCGGAATACGAAGCCCCCCCTTTCCCAGCTTCTCATCTGCCAGGCTTTCCCTGCCGTGGCCCAGTGCACCCTCCACACGGACGACAATGCCACCATGCAG AACGGCGGAGAGTGCCTGCGGGCCTATGTGTCGGTGGCGCTGGAGCAGGTGGCCCAGTGGCGCGATGAGCAGGGCCACAGTGGGCTGTGGTACGTGATGCAGGTGGTGAGCCAGCTCCTGGACCCCCGCACCTCTGAGTTCACCGCCGCCTTTGTGGGCCGCCTCGTGTCCACCCTCATCTCCAAGGCcgggcaggagctgggggagaaCCTCGACCAGATTCTCCGTGCCATCCTCAGCAAGATGCAGCAGGCGGAGACGCTCAGCGTCATGCAG TCCCTGATCATGGTGTTCGCCCACCTGGTGCACACTCAGCTGGAGCCCCTCCTGGAGTTCCTGTGCAGCCTCCCGGGACCCACCGGCAAGCCCGCCCTGGAATTCGTGATGGCCGAGTGGACCAGCCGGCAGCACCTGTTCTACGGGCAGTACGAGGGCAAAGTCAG CTCCGTGGCGCTGTGCAAGCTGCTCCAGCATGGCATCACCGCGGACGACAGGCGGCTGCAGGACATACGCGTGAAGGGCGAGGAGATCTACGGCCTGGATGAGGGCGTCCGCACCCGCTCCAAGTCGGCCAAGA accccGAGCGCTGGACGAACGTCCCCCTGCTGGTCAAGATCCTGAAGCTGATCATCAACGAGCTGTCGAGCGTCATGGAGGCAAATGCCGCCCGCCAGGCCACACCCGCGGGCTGGGGCCCAG ATGATGCCAATGACATGTGGGAGGACcaggaggaggacgaggacgaggaggaggacgGGCTTGCTGGCCAGCTCCTGTCGGACATCCTTGCTACGAGTAAATACG AGGAGGATTACTACGAGGACGATGAGGAAGACGACCCTGATGCCCTGAAGGACCCCCTCTATCAGATCGACCTCCAG GCGTACCTCACGGACTTCCTGTGCCAGTTCGCACAGCAGCCCTGCTACGCCGTGTTCTCGGGCCACCTCAGCGATGGCGAGAGGCGGGTGCTGCAGACCATCGGCATCTAA
- the IPO9 gene encoding importin-9 isoform X6, which yields MEMLVSGDLNAVHGAMRVLTEFTREVTDTQMPLVAPVILPEMYRIFTMAEVYGIRTRSRAVEIFTTCAHMICNMEELEKGAAKVLIFPVVQQFTEAFVQALQIPDGPTSDSGFKMEVLKAVTALVKNFPKHMVSSMQQILPIVWNTLTESAAFYVRTEVNYTEEVEDPVDSDGEVLGFENLVFSIFEFVHALLENSKFKSTVKKALPELIYYVILYMQITEEQIKVWTANPQQFVEDEDDDTFSYTVRIAAQDLLLAVATDFQNESAAALAAAATRHLQEAEQTRSSGAEHWWKTHEACMLALGSVKSVLTDGVKSGRVHFDVHGFLAGVVLADLGLSVSPFLLGRALWAASRFTVAMSPELIQQFLQATVSGLHETQPPSVRISAVRAIWGYCDQLKVSESTHVLQPFLPSILDGLIHLAAQFSSEVLNLVMETLCIVCTVDPEFTASVEGKICPFTIAIFLKYSNDPVVASLAQDIFKELSQIEACQGPMQMRLIPTLVSIMQAPTDKIPAGLCATAIDILTTVVRNTKPPLSQLLICQAFPAVAQCTLHTDDNATMQNGGECLRAYVSVALEQVAQWRDEQGHSGLWYVMQVVSQLLDPRTSEFTAAFVGRLVSTLISKAGQELGENLDQILRAILSKMQQAETLSVMQSLIMVFAHLVHTQLEPLLEFLCSLPGPTGKPALEFVMAEWTSRQHLFYGQYEGKVSSVALCKLLQHGITADDRRLQDIRVKGEEIYGLDEGVRTRSKSAKNPERWTNVPLLVKILKLIINELSSVMEANAARQATPAGWGPDDANDMWEDQEEDEDEEEDGLAGQLLSDILATSKYEEDYYEDDEEDDPDALKDPLYQIDLQAYLTDFLCQFAQQPCYAVFSGHLSDGERRVLQTIGI from the exons ATGGAGATGCTGGTGAGCGGAGACCTGAATGCGGTCCACGGAGCCATGCGCGTGCTGACAG AATTCACTCGAGAAGTGACGGACACGCAGATGCCGCTTGTCGCCCCCGTCATCCTCCCAGAGATGTACAGGATCTTCACCATGGCTGAG GTGTATGGTATTCGAACCCGTTCCCGTGCTGTGGAGATTTTCACCACTTGTGCCCACATGATCTGTAACATGGAGGAACTGGAGAAG GGTGCGGCCAAGGTCCTGATCTTTCCCGTGGTGCAGCAGTTCACAGAGGCCTTCGTCCAGGCCCTGCAGATACCGGACGGCCCCACGTCTGACAGCGGGTTCAAGATGGAAGTCCTCAAG GCAGTGACAGCCCTGGTGAAAAACTTCCCAAAGCACATGGTGTCTTCCATGCAGCAAATTCTGCCTATTGTTTGGAACACCTTAACTGAGAGTGCAGCCTT TTACGTGAGGACAGAGGTGAACTACACAGAAGAGGTAGAAGACCCTGTGGACTCTGACG GTGAAGTCCTGGGCTTTGAAAATCTCGTCTTTAGCATTTTTGAATTTGTCCACGCTCTACTAGAAAACAGCAAGTTCAAAAGCACTGTTAAAAAAGCCCTGCCGGAGCTGATTTACTACGTCATCCTGTACATGCAGATCACTGAGGAGCAG ATCAAAGTGTGGACGGCCAACCCCCAGCAGTTCGTAGAAGATGAAGACGATGATACTTTCTCCTACACCGTTAGGATTGCAGCACAAGACCTGCTGCTG GCTGTGGCCACCGATTTCCAGAACGAGAGTGCAGCTGCCCTGGCCGCTGCAGCCACGCGGCACCTGCAGGAGGCCGAGCAGACCAGGAGCAGCGGCGCCGAGCACTG GTGGAAGACTCACGAGGCCTGCATGCTGGCCCTGGGCTCAGTGAAGTCCGTCCTCACCGACGGTGTGAAGAGCGGCCGGGTCCACTTCGACGTGCACGGGTTCCTGGCCGGCGTCGTCCTGGCAGACCTCGGCCTCTCAG tgTCTCCTTTCCTCTTGGGCCGGGCCCTTTGGGCTGCCAGTCGGTTCACTGTTGCTATGTCCCCTGAACTGATCCAGCAGTTTCTTCAGGCAACAGTTAGTGGTCTTCATGAGACACAGCCCCCGTCAGTTCGAATTTCTGCTGTGCGAGCCATCTGGGG GTACTGTGACCAGCTCAAGGTCTCCGAGAGCACCCACGTGCTtcagcccttcctccccagcatCCTGGACGGCTTGATCCACCTGGCGGCCCAGTTTAGCTCAGAGGTCCTCAACCTTGTGATGGAGACCCTGTGCATCGTCTGCACGGTGGACCCGGAGTTCACAGCCAGCGTGGAAGGCAAAATCTGCCCCTTCACCATCGCCATCTTCCTCAAGTACAGTAACG ATCCTGTGGTCGCCTCGTTGGCTCAAGACATCTTCAAGGAGCTGTCCCAGATTGAGGCCTGTCAGGGCCCAATGCAGATGAGGCTGATTCCCACTCTGGTCAGCATCATGCAGGCCCCCACAGACAAGATCCCCGCCGGGCTCTGCGCG ACAGCCATCGACATCCTGACCACGGTGGTGCGGAATACGAAGCCCCCCCTTTCCCAGCTTCTCATCTGCCAGGCTTTCCCTGCCGTGGCCCAGTGCACCCTCCACACGGACGACAATGCCACCATGCAG AACGGCGGAGAGTGCCTGCGGGCCTATGTGTCGGTGGCGCTGGAGCAGGTGGCCCAGTGGCGCGATGAGCAGGGCCACAGTGGGCTGTGGTACGTGATGCAGGTGGTGAGCCAGCTCCTGGACCCCCGCACCTCTGAGTTCACCGCCGCCTTTGTGGGCCGCCTCGTGTCCACCCTCATCTCCAAGGCcgggcaggagctgggggagaaCCTCGACCAGATTCTCCGTGCCATCCTCAGCAAGATGCAGCAGGCGGAGACGCTCAGCGTCATGCAG TCCCTGATCATGGTGTTCGCCCACCTGGTGCACACTCAGCTGGAGCCCCTCCTGGAGTTCCTGTGCAGCCTCCCGGGACCCACCGGCAAGCCCGCCCTGGAATTCGTGATGGCCGAGTGGACCAGCCGGCAGCACCTGTTCTACGGGCAGTACGAGGGCAAAGTCAG CTCCGTGGCGCTGTGCAAGCTGCTCCAGCATGGCATCACCGCGGACGACAGGCGGCTGCAGGACATACGCGTGAAGGGCGAGGAGATCTACGGCCTGGATGAGGGCGTCCGCACCCGCTCCAAGTCGGCCAAGA accccGAGCGCTGGACGAACGTCCCCCTGCTGGTCAAGATCCTGAAGCTGATCATCAACGAGCTGTCGAGCGTCATGGAGGCAAATGCCGCCCGCCAGGCCACACCCGCGGGCTGGGGCCCAG ATGATGCCAATGACATGTGGGAGGACcaggaggaggacgaggacgaggaggaggacgGGCTTGCTGGCCAGCTCCTGTCGGACATCCTTGCTACGAGTAAATACG AGGAGGATTACTACGAGGACGATGAGGAAGACGACCCTGATGCCCTGAAGGACCCCCTCTATCAGATCGACCTCCAG GCGTACCTCACGGACTTCCTGTGCCAGTTCGCACAGCAGCCCTGCTACGCCGTGTTCTCGGGCCACCTCAGCGATGGCGAGAGGCGGGTGCTGCAGACCATCGGCATCTAA
- the IPO9 gene encoding importin-9 isoform X3, with product MAAAAAAGASSGLPGPVAQGLKEALVDTLTGILSPVQEVRAAAEEQIKVLEVTEEFTREVTDTQMPLVAPVILPEMYRIFTMAEVYGIRTRSRAVEIFTTCAHMICNMEELEKGAAKVLIFPVVQQFTEAFVQALQIPDGPTSDSGFKMEVLKAVTALVKNFPKHMVSSMQQILPIVWNTLTESAAFYVRTEVNYTEEVEDPVDSDGEVLGFENLVFSIFEFVHALLENSKFKSTVKKALPELIYYVILYMQITEEQIKVWTANPQQFVEDEDDDTFSYTVRIAAQDLLLAVATDFQNESAAALAAAATRHLQEAEQTRSSGAEHWWKTHEACMLALGSVKSVLTDGVKSGRVHFDVHGFLAGVVLADLGLSVSPFLLGRALWAASRFTVAMSPELIQQFLQATVSGLHETQPPSVRISAVRAIWGYCDQLKVSESTHVLQPFLPSILDGLIHLAAQFSSEVLNLVMETLCIVCTVDPEFTASVEGKICPFTIAIFLKYSNDPVVASLAQDIFKELSQIEACQGPMQMRLIPTLVSIMQAPTDKIPAGLCATAIDILTTVVRNTKPPLSQLLICQAFPAVAQCTLHTDDNATMQNGGECLRAYVSVALEQVAQWRDEQGHSGLWYVMQVVSQLLDPRTSEFTAAFVGRLVSTLISKAGQELGENLDQILRAILSKMQQAETLSVMQSLIMVFAHLVHTQLEPLLEFLCSLPGPTGKPALEFVMAEWTSRQHLFYGQYEGKVSSVALCKLLQHGITADDRRLQDIRVKGEEIYGLDEGVRTRSKSAKNPERWTNVPLLVKILKLIINELSSVMEANAARQATPAGWGPDDANDMWEDQEEDEDEEEDGLAGQLLSDILATSKYEEDYYEDDEEDDPDALKDPLYQIDLQAYLTDFLCQFAQQPCYAVFSGHLSDGERRVLQTIGI from the exons AATTCACTCGAGAAGTGACGGACACGCAGATGCCGCTTGTCGCCCCCGTCATCCTCCCAGAGATGTACAGGATCTTCACCATGGCTGAG GTGTATGGTATTCGAACCCGTTCCCGTGCTGTGGAGATTTTCACCACTTGTGCCCACATGATCTGTAACATGGAGGAACTGGAGAAG GGTGCGGCCAAGGTCCTGATCTTTCCCGTGGTGCAGCAGTTCACAGAGGCCTTCGTCCAGGCCCTGCAGATACCGGACGGCCCCACGTCTGACAGCGGGTTCAAGATGGAAGTCCTCAAG GCAGTGACAGCCCTGGTGAAAAACTTCCCAAAGCACATGGTGTCTTCCATGCAGCAAATTCTGCCTATTGTTTGGAACACCTTAACTGAGAGTGCAGCCTT TTACGTGAGGACAGAGGTGAACTACACAGAAGAGGTAGAAGACCCTGTGGACTCTGACG GTGAAGTCCTGGGCTTTGAAAATCTCGTCTTTAGCATTTTTGAATTTGTCCACGCTCTACTAGAAAACAGCAAGTTCAAAAGCACTGTTAAAAAAGCCCTGCCGGAGCTGATTTACTACGTCATCCTGTACATGCAGATCACTGAGGAGCAG ATCAAAGTGTGGACGGCCAACCCCCAGCAGTTCGTAGAAGATGAAGACGATGATACTTTCTCCTACACCGTTAGGATTGCAGCACAAGACCTGCTGCTG GCTGTGGCCACCGATTTCCAGAACGAGAGTGCAGCTGCCCTGGCCGCTGCAGCCACGCGGCACCTGCAGGAGGCCGAGCAGACCAGGAGCAGCGGCGCCGAGCACTG GTGGAAGACTCACGAGGCCTGCATGCTGGCCCTGGGCTCAGTGAAGTCCGTCCTCACCGACGGTGTGAAGAGCGGCCGGGTCCACTTCGACGTGCACGGGTTCCTGGCCGGCGTCGTCCTGGCAGACCTCGGCCTCTCAG tgTCTCCTTTCCTCTTGGGCCGGGCCCTTTGGGCTGCCAGTCGGTTCACTGTTGCTATGTCCCCTGAACTGATCCAGCAGTTTCTTCAGGCAACAGTTAGTGGTCTTCATGAGACACAGCCCCCGTCAGTTCGAATTTCTGCTGTGCGAGCCATCTGGGG GTACTGTGACCAGCTCAAGGTCTCCGAGAGCACCCACGTGCTtcagcccttcctccccagcatCCTGGACGGCTTGATCCACCTGGCGGCCCAGTTTAGCTCAGAGGTCCTCAACCTTGTGATGGAGACCCTGTGCATCGTCTGCACGGTGGACCCGGAGTTCACAGCCAGCGTGGAAGGCAAAATCTGCCCCTTCACCATCGCCATCTTCCTCAAGTACAGTAACG ATCCTGTGGTCGCCTCGTTGGCTCAAGACATCTTCAAGGAGCTGTCCCAGATTGAGGCCTGTCAGGGCCCAATGCAGATGAGGCTGATTCCCACTCTGGTCAGCATCATGCAGGCCCCCACAGACAAGATCCCCGCCGGGCTCTGCGCG ACAGCCATCGACATCCTGACCACGGTGGTGCGGAATACGAAGCCCCCCCTTTCCCAGCTTCTCATCTGCCAGGCTTTCCCTGCCGTGGCCCAGTGCACCCTCCACACGGACGACAATGCCACCATGCAG AACGGCGGAGAGTGCCTGCGGGCCTATGTGTCGGTGGCGCTGGAGCAGGTGGCCCAGTGGCGCGATGAGCAGGGCCACAGTGGGCTGTGGTACGTGATGCAGGTGGTGAGCCAGCTCCTGGACCCCCGCACCTCTGAGTTCACCGCCGCCTTTGTGGGCCGCCTCGTGTCCACCCTCATCTCCAAGGCcgggcaggagctgggggagaaCCTCGACCAGATTCTCCGTGCCATCCTCAGCAAGATGCAGCAGGCGGAGACGCTCAGCGTCATGCAG TCCCTGATCATGGTGTTCGCCCACCTGGTGCACACTCAGCTGGAGCCCCTCCTGGAGTTCCTGTGCAGCCTCCCGGGACCCACCGGCAAGCCCGCCCTGGAATTCGTGATGGCCGAGTGGACCAGCCGGCAGCACCTGTTCTACGGGCAGTACGAGGGCAAAGTCAG CTCCGTGGCGCTGTGCAAGCTGCTCCAGCATGGCATCACCGCGGACGACAGGCGGCTGCAGGACATACGCGTGAAGGGCGAGGAGATCTACGGCCTGGATGAGGGCGTCCGCACCCGCTCCAAGTCGGCCAAGA accccGAGCGCTGGACGAACGTCCCCCTGCTGGTCAAGATCCTGAAGCTGATCATCAACGAGCTGTCGAGCGTCATGGAGGCAAATGCCGCCCGCCAGGCCACACCCGCGGGCTGGGGCCCAG ATGATGCCAATGACATGTGGGAGGACcaggaggaggacgaggacgaggaggaggacgGGCTTGCTGGCCAGCTCCTGTCGGACATCCTTGCTACGAGTAAATACG AGGAGGATTACTACGAGGACGATGAGGAAGACGACCCTGATGCCCTGAAGGACCCCCTCTATCAGATCGACCTCCAG GCGTACCTCACGGACTTCCTGTGCCAGTTCGCACAGCAGCCCTGCTACGCCGTGTTCTCGGGCCACCTCAGCGATGGCGAGAGGCGGGTGCTGCAGACCATCGGCATCTAA